From Novipirellula artificiosorum, the proteins below share one genomic window:
- a CDS encoding glycerate kinase type-2 family protein codes for MKNLRQDALTIFNAGVAAVRGRQLVDSHVTIEDGSLIVADHAFSAADYDRVVVVGAGKATAAMAAGLVATLGGWLPVHGWINVPAGTEIAMDGVHVHTARPAGVNEPRSEGVYGTEQILRIAEQAGPRDLCIALISGGGSALLPAPRKGMTLEDKITVIRFLSGSGADITELNTVRKHLSEVKGGGLLRACRAGHLLTLVLSDVLGDPVDLIASGPTVEDRSKQHEALEIVQRFDPDKTLPSSVYSLLQSQPPARPAVTTQTTVIVLGNNALAVDEAGICAERLGFNHVMHSASRAEGSAEEVGRHHAEMIVNMLRDHTGHRSNCLITGGEPVVTLAPENIRGLGGRNQQLVLAAYQHLRDGDLTDAEWSRFAFLSAGTDGEDGPTDAAGAILDGAVHQAAIARSLDLADQLRRNDAYRFFEKCGGLIRTGPTGTNVCDLRVAVVASG; via the coding sequence ATGAAAAACCTCCGCCAAGACGCACTTACCATCTTTAACGCTGGCGTGGCCGCGGTTCGCGGCCGGCAACTCGTGGACTCTCACGTGACCATCGAAGACGGATCGCTGATCGTTGCCGATCATGCCTTCTCCGCTGCCGATTATGACCGCGTCGTCGTTGTCGGCGCCGGGAAAGCAACTGCCGCCATGGCAGCGGGATTGGTCGCGACCCTCGGCGGTTGGTTGCCCGTTCACGGTTGGATCAACGTGCCCGCCGGTACCGAGATCGCCATGGATGGTGTCCACGTCCATACGGCTCGTCCCGCCGGTGTCAACGAACCTCGCAGCGAAGGCGTCTACGGCACTGAGCAAATCTTGCGGATCGCAGAGCAAGCGGGGCCACGCGACCTCTGCATCGCGCTGATTTCTGGCGGTGGCAGCGCGCTGCTGCCCGCACCGCGAAAAGGAATGACCCTCGAAGACAAGATCACCGTCATCCGTTTTCTCAGCGGATCCGGCGCCGACATTACCGAACTGAACACCGTTCGCAAACACCTCAGTGAAGTCAAAGGGGGGGGACTGCTCCGCGCATGTCGAGCCGGTCACTTGCTCACGCTCGTGTTGTCCGACGTGCTCGGTGACCCCGTCGACTTGATTGCGTCGGGGCCGACCGTGGAAGATCGATCCAAACAGCACGAAGCACTCGAGATTGTTCAACGCTTTGATCCTGACAAGACGTTGCCATCAAGCGTCTACTCGCTACTGCAGAGCCAACCGCCGGCACGACCTGCTGTGACGACGCAGACCACCGTGATCGTGTTGGGTAACAACGCATTGGCCGTCGATGAAGCTGGCATTTGCGCCGAACGACTCGGATTCAATCACGTGATGCACTCGGCAAGTCGGGCCGAAGGCTCGGCGGAAGAGGTCGGACGTCATCACGCCGAAATGATCGTCAACATGTTACGAGACCACACGGGCCATCGATCGAATTGTTTGATCACCGGGGGGGAACCGGTCGTGACCCTGGCCCCGGAAAACATCCGGGGCCTCGGTGGACGCAATCAGCAGTTGGTCTTAGCGGCTTATCAGCATCTACGCGATGGTGATCTGACCGATGCCGAGTGGAGTCGCTTCGCATTTCTCTCCGCAGGAACCGACGGCGAAGACGGCCCGACCGACGCCGCCGGCGCGATTCTTGACGGAGCGGTTCACCAAGCTGCGATCGCACGATCCCTCGACCTCGCCGACCAGCTCCGTCGCAACGATGCGTATCGTTTTTTTGAGAAGTGTGGTGGCTTGATTCGAACCGGCCCCACCGGAACGAACGTCTGCGACCTTCGCGTCGCGGTCGTCGCCTCAGGCTAA